One region of Mesobacillus boroniphilus genomic DNA includes:
- a CDS encoding GNAT family N-acetyltransferase produces the protein MDKKITLEGKTVKLLPMETGQLDELWQAGQNQSIWEFTSSKVRSKDEMEKVIEAALAEREKGTQIPFTVLEQKTGKIVGSSRYLDISEAHKSLEIGWTWYSPEYWRTSVNTETKLLMLQNAFEKMEVNRVQFCTDSRNVRSQTAIARLGAQREGVLRKHRIISDGYVRDTVIFSILKEEWPKVKTGLQEKLNQV, from the coding sequence ATGGATAAAAAAATCACTCTGGAAGGTAAAACTGTAAAGCTGTTGCCAATGGAAACCGGGCAACTGGATGAGTTATGGCAAGCAGGGCAAAACCAGTCTATTTGGGAATTTACATCTTCGAAGGTTAGAAGTAAAGACGAGATGGAAAAGGTCATAGAAGCAGCGCTGGCAGAAAGAGAGAAAGGAACGCAAATACCATTTACCGTTCTTGAACAGAAAACGGGTAAAATAGTTGGCAGTTCGAGATATCTTGATATTTCAGAAGCACATAAATCACTTGAGATTGGCTGGACATGGTACAGTCCTGAATACTGGAGAACTAGCGTTAATACAGAAACGAAATTGCTCATGCTCCAAAATGCTTTTGAAAAAATGGAAGTGAACAGGGTGCAATTTTGTACCGATTCCAGGAATGTACGCTCGCAAACGGCTATCGCCCGTCTCGGTGCCCAAAGAGAAGGGGTGCTGCGGAAACATCGAATTATCTCTGACGGTTATGTAAGAGATACGGTCATCTTTAGCATCCTTAAAGAAGAGTGGCCAAAGGTTAAAACAGGTTTGCAGGAAAAATTGAATCAAGTATAG
- a CDS encoding DUF6501 family protein, whose translation MIHTNWAERETIKTLKCVHTDAKKYIVNNKLTSGKVYEVKNETEEFYFIVDNSGKVGGYYKEYFEEVN comes from the coding sequence ATGATCCACACGAATTGGGCTGAACGCGAAACGATTAAGACTCTAAAGTGCGTTCACACAGATGCAAAAAAGTACATTGTAAATAACAAGCTGACATCAGGAAAGGTATATGAAGTGAAAAACGAGACTGAGGAATTTTATTTCATTGTTGATAATTCCGGCAAGGTTGGCGGTTATTACAAAGAATATTTCGAAGAGGTAAATTAA
- a CDS encoding FAD-dependent oxidoreductase: MLDVLVIGGGISGGSAAIYTSQGGLKTAVIDSGKSQIKQVSKLFNYPGMKEITGLELLENIKDQALAAGTEWIEGAVETVQRNDNGYSVNLTDGKELASKYLVIATNLQTSLLEGLGFKLAVNEKVPSGKIKKVLGIDPDGTTKLPNLYITSLLAGLSSQSVIAAGHGASIGISIVSKETGKTYMWHDK, encoded by the coding sequence ATGCTAGATGTATTAGTGATTGGAGGGGGGATTTCAGGTGGATCGGCAGCCATTTACACTTCCCAGGGCGGGTTAAAAACGGCAGTCATCGATTCAGGGAAATCCCAGATCAAACAAGTTTCAAAGCTTTTTAATTATCCGGGAATGAAAGAAATCACCGGTTTAGAACTCCTGGAAAACATTAAAGACCAGGCTCTCGCTGCAGGCACTGAATGGATTGAGGGTGCAGTGGAAACTGTCCAACGGAATGATAACGGCTACTCAGTCAATTTAACGGACGGCAAAGAGCTTGCTTCAAAATACTTGGTTATTGCCACGAACCTTCAAACTTCATTGCTTGAAGGTCTTGGGTTCAAGCTGGCAGTAAATGAGAAGGTGCCAAGCGGGAAAATAAAAAAGGTATTGGGAATTGACCCGGATGGAACAACAAAACTCCCTAATCTTTATATCACAAGCCTGTTAGCGGGTCTTTCTAGTCAATCCGTCATTGCTGCTGGACATGGCGCTTCTATAGGTATTTCAATCGTGTCAAAGGAAACTGGAAAAACTTATATGTGGCACGATAAGTAA
- the yidC gene encoding membrane protein insertase YidC produces MKKLYTMIFVLLLSLLLTGCQALTSEGSFFQATFINPFTWLIHMFAGITGGSYGLAIILITMLIRLVLMPLMLKQYKNQQNMKEKMEVLKPEMDEIQKKLKETKEPAEQRKLQQEMMGLYQKHGVNPLSVGCLPMLVQMPILMGLYYAISGSAEIASHSFLWFNLGHSDIWITAAAGLIYYLQFKVSMSNVTEEQKKQMKFMGLMSPVMIVMFSLNAPSALPLYWTVGGMFLIVQTLLARKIYEKKEKPMKIEHQI; encoded by the coding sequence ATGAAAAAGCTATACACCATGATTTTCGTTCTACTTTTATCATTACTATTAACAGGATGCCAGGCACTGACAAGCGAGGGATCGTTCTTCCAGGCTACGTTTATTAATCCATTCACCTGGCTGATTCATATGTTTGCAGGCATTACAGGCGGAAGCTACGGTCTGGCAATTATTTTGATCACCATGCTCATCAGGCTGGTGTTAATGCCCTTAATGTTAAAACAATATAAAAATCAACAGAATATGAAAGAAAAGATGGAAGTACTTAAACCTGAGATGGATGAGATTCAAAAGAAGCTTAAAGAAACAAAAGAACCTGCTGAACAACGGAAGCTACAGCAGGAAATGATGGGGCTATACCAGAAACATGGGGTAAATCCCCTCTCTGTTGGCTGTCTGCCGATGCTGGTCCAGATGCCGATTTTAATGGGGCTATATTATGCGATTAGCGGTTCTGCCGAAATTGCCAGCCACTCCTTCCTCTGGTTTAACCTTGGACATTCTGATATATGGATCACTGCAGCTGCCGGACTGATTTATTATCTGCAGTTTAAGGTGTCCATGTCCAATGTAACTGAGGAACAGAAAAAGCAAATGAAGTTTATGGGACTCATGTCACCAGTTATGATCGTGATGTTCTCATTAAACGCACCATCAGCACTTCCCCTTTACTGGACAGTTGGCGGGATGTTTCTGATTGTACAAACACTCCTCGCAAGAAAGATTTATGAAAAAAAGGAAAAACCAATGAAAATAGAACACCAAATTTAA
- a CDS encoding threonine aldolase family protein, translating to MISALQEAFNQSTYQLPGHGRRTVQVLKDAFEKVDGQLDSDIYGTGKVIEDFQDKMAAFLGKEKAVFFPSGTMAQQIALRIWCDEKGLATVAYHPLSHLEIHEEDGLKELHKIKSVLLADETRVIELEDVLSMEDPVACLLLELPQREIGGQLPSYETLVAISRYCRKNGIKLHLDGARLLEVLPYYEKTASEVSELFDSVYLSFYKGIGGIAGAILAGEEKFIGKSKIWKRRYGGDLISLYPYIISADHYFEMKSDKMPEYYENAKDLAGFYNSCHHVSTLPDVPVSNMFHVHFPHPKEEIEPVLTEVICETGVGIINHLKSTDEYSCYFEVSIGDRYEEVPKEAVKKAFLQLDEMMKNKFPS from the coding sequence ATGATTAGTGCATTACAGGAAGCTTTTAATCAATCAACATACCAATTGCCCGGCCATGGCAGGCGAACCGTCCAAGTCTTAAAGGACGCTTTTGAAAAAGTCGACGGGCAGCTTGATAGTGACATTTATGGAACAGGTAAGGTAATTGAAGACTTTCAGGATAAAATGGCTGCTTTCCTGGGCAAGGAAAAGGCTGTTTTCTTCCCAAGCGGAACGATGGCCCAGCAAATCGCATTGCGTATTTGGTGTGATGAAAAAGGATTAGCAACAGTCGCCTACCACCCATTAAGCCACCTGGAAATCCACGAGGAGGACGGATTAAAGGAATTACATAAGATCAAGTCAGTTTTGCTTGCGGACGAAACCCGTGTTATCGAGCTTGAAGACGTGTTATCCATGGAAGACCCTGTTGCTTGCCTTCTGCTGGAATTGCCGCAAAGGGAAATTGGCGGTCAACTGCCAAGCTATGAAACTCTTGTAGCTATTTCAAGGTATTGTCGAAAGAATGGTATTAAGCTGCATCTTGATGGAGCCAGACTTCTGGAAGTCCTGCCCTACTATGAGAAGACAGCTTCTGAAGTGAGTGAGCTTTTTGACAGTGTCTATCTCTCTTTTTACAAGGGAATAGGTGGGATTGCCGGTGCAATCCTGGCGGGCGAGGAGAAGTTCATCGGTAAATCAAAGATCTGGAAAAGGAGGTATGGCGGCGATTTAATTAGCCTGTACCCATATATCATTTCTGCAGATCATTATTTCGAAATGAAATCTGACAAAATGCCGGAGTATTACGAAAACGCAAAGGATCTAGCTGGTTTCTATAATTCTTGTCATCATGTATCCACACTCCCCGATGTTCCGGTTTCCAACATGTTTCATGTGCACTTTCCTCATCCTAAAGAGGAAATAGAACCAGTTTTAACAGAAGTGATATGTGAAACAGGGGTGGGAATCATAAATCACCTAAAGTCAACTGACGAATACTCATGTTATTTTGAAGTAAGTATTGGTGACCGTTATGAGGAAGTTCCGAAAGAAGCAGTGAAAAAAGCATTTTTACAGCTTGATGAAATGATGAAGAATAAATTTCCTTCTTGA
- a CDS encoding sulfite exporter TauE/SafE family protein, whose translation MYQLFTEISNFLSGPFFTLVNQTEQIPLLASFLLGLVGALAPCQLTGNLGAITYYGNRSLQTKSQWIEIAFFILGKILVFTVLGLAVWLIGQSFQQVLPGFFAWFRKLMGPLFILIGLSLIGLFAFNFINRLTSDLPQWTGSGKTGSFLMGVSFSIAFCPTMFSLFFFTLMPIVLSTSYGAVLPSVFAIGTSIPLMIFAAIISYIGLNGSLMKKGRKLGSMVQKIAGYILIIVGIFDTVTYWGL comes from the coding sequence ATGTATCAACTGTTTACAGAAATCAGCAATTTTTTGAGCGGACCATTTTTCACTCTTGTAAATCAGACTGAACAAATCCCCTTATTGGCAAGCTTCCTTTTAGGACTTGTCGGGGCTCTTGCCCCTTGTCAGCTGACAGGAAATCTCGGTGCAATCACCTATTATGGCAACCGGAGTCTGCAAACAAAAAGCCAGTGGATAGAGATTGCATTTTTCATACTAGGTAAAATACTAGTCTTTACAGTGCTCGGACTTGCGGTCTGGCTAATAGGACAGAGCTTCCAGCAAGTTTTGCCAGGGTTCTTTGCGTGGTTCCGGAAACTGATGGGTCCACTATTCATCCTGATCGGTCTGTCACTTATTGGTCTCTTCGCATTTAATTTTATCAACCGCTTGACTTCTGATTTGCCACAATGGACAGGCAGCGGAAAAACAGGCTCTTTTTTAATGGGGGTAAGCTTTTCAATCGCATTCTGTCCTACGATGTTTTCCCTATTCTTCTTTACGCTTATGCCGATCGTGCTGAGTACATCATACGGAGCAGTCCTGCCTTCTGTTTTTGCCATTGGTACTTCCATCCCGCTGATGATCTTTGCAGCAATCATTTCATACATCGGCCTGAATGGGTCATTGATGAAAAAAGGGCGTAAGCTGGGTTCAATGGTACAGAAGATAGCCGGGTACATTTTAATCATCGTTGGGATATTTGATACGGTCACTTATTGGGGCTTGTAA
- a CDS encoding SOS response-associated peptidase: protein MCGRFSLFEDIGSLKEQFQFDFSDDIDPRYNIAPGQDILTVIDNGDGRIGTRMRWGFIPFWADDEKIGYRMINARAETVDEKASFKHAFKQRRCLILTDGFYEWKKDGKQKQPYRFGMKNKKPFVLAGLWENWSKDGKDITSCTIITTSPNDVTGKIHDRMPVILSEDKLEIWLDRSMDQAQKLKKLLVPYDADSMEAYPVSTAINSAKNEGMELIAPINSL, encoded by the coding sequence ATGTGCGGACGTTTTTCATTGTTTGAGGACATAGGTTCTTTAAAGGAGCAATTTCAGTTCGATTTCTCAGATGATATCGATCCGAGGTACAATATAGCTCCTGGACAAGACATCTTGACGGTGATTGATAATGGGGATGGGAGAATAGGGACCAGAATGAGGTGGGGATTCATTCCTTTCTGGGCGGATGATGAAAAAATCGGCTATAGAATGATCAATGCTCGTGCCGAGACAGTCGATGAAAAAGCGAGTTTCAAGCATGCTTTTAAACAAAGGCGATGCCTGATTCTTACTGATGGATTTTACGAATGGAAAAAAGACGGCAAACAAAAGCAGCCATACCGTTTTGGGATGAAAAACAAAAAACCTTTCGTGTTAGCCGGGCTTTGGGAGAATTGGAGTAAAGATGGGAAGGACATTACTTCCTGCACTATTATCACTACAAGTCCAAATGATGTCACCGGAAAAATCCATGACAGAATGCCTGTGATTCTTTCGGAAGACAAGCTTGAAATATGGCTTGACCGTTCTATGGATCAAGCTCAAAAGCTTAAAAAGCTACTGGTTCCATATGATGCTGACTCGATGGAAGCTTACCCGGTTTCCACCGCCATTAATTCGGCTAAAAATGAAGGAATGGAACTAATTGCTCCGATTAACAGTTTGTAG
- a CDS encoding AMP-binding protein gives MLPYTVGELLEVQAKNYPEHEAVVYADRNLRMNYKEFNMLCRKAARGLMKLGVKKGEHIAAWSSNTPEWVVSQFATGKMGAVLVTVNTNYRTAELEYLLKQSDSTTIILMEQFKDASYIDMVYEIVPELKTSEPGKLESSTLPYLKNVIVMGEKRFPGTYSWQDILDMADDVTEEELDKQMATLKQSEVINMQYTSGTTGFPKGVMLTHSNIVNNAYNVASAMKLTDQDRLCIPVPFFHCFGCVMGTLACATVGATMVPVQEFSPRAVLETVEKEKCTALHGVPTMFIAELNDPEFEKYDLSSLRTGIMAGSNCPIEVMKAVNEKMGATEITIAYGQTESSPVITQTRTNDPLELRVETVGKALPEVEVKIVKPGTMEEVPRGVQGELCTRGYHVMDGYYKNPDATSEAIDEEGWLHTGDLAVMDENGYCRVTGRLKDMIIRGGENIYPREIEEFLYRHPKVLDVQVVGIPDSVYGEEVMAWIILKDGESATADEIKEYCKGKISKHKIPRYIEFTESYPMTASGKIQKFKLREQAMEAVEELKRV, from the coding sequence TTGCTGCCATACACTGTAGGAGAATTATTGGAGGTTCAGGCTAAGAATTACCCAGAACACGAAGCTGTTGTCTATGCTGACCGAAACCTGAGGATGAATTACAAGGAGTTCAATATGTTATGCCGCAAAGCTGCCAGAGGATTGATGAAACTGGGAGTGAAAAAAGGTGAGCACATTGCTGCATGGTCATCAAATACTCCGGAATGGGTGGTATCGCAATTCGCCACCGGAAAGATGGGGGCAGTTCTAGTTACGGTCAATACAAATTATAGGACGGCAGAATTGGAATATCTTCTAAAGCAGTCTGATTCCACAACCATCATATTGATGGAACAATTTAAAGACGCGTCTTATATTGACATGGTGTACGAGATTGTTCCAGAACTGAAAACGAGTGAACCAGGCAAGCTTGAAAGCAGTACTCTGCCGTATTTGAAAAATGTCATTGTAATGGGAGAAAAACGTTTTCCGGGGACGTACAGCTGGCAGGATATCCTGGATATGGCTGATGATGTGACAGAAGAAGAACTCGACAAGCAAATGGCAACTCTAAAGCAGAGTGAAGTCATAAATATGCAATATACATCAGGTACGACTGGATTCCCAAAGGGAGTTATGCTTACCCACAGCAATATTGTCAATAACGCGTATAATGTTGCATCTGCAATGAAGCTTACGGACCAAGACAGACTGTGTATTCCAGTGCCATTTTTCCATTGCTTCGGTTGTGTCATGGGCACGCTGGCTTGTGCCACAGTTGGCGCTACAATGGTGCCGGTCCAGGAATTCAGTCCAAGAGCAGTTCTTGAGACCGTCGAAAAAGAAAAGTGTACTGCGCTTCACGGAGTTCCAACCATGTTCATCGCCGAGCTGAATGATCCGGAATTTGAAAAATATGACCTTTCTTCCTTGAGAACAGGCATCATGGCTGGTTCCAATTGCCCGATTGAAGTGATGAAAGCTGTCAATGAAAAAATGGGAGCTACGGAAATAACAATTGCCTACGGCCAAACAGAATCTTCTCCTGTTATTACGCAGACAAGGACTAACGATCCACTCGAACTGAGGGTAGAAACTGTGGGAAAAGCCCTTCCTGAGGTAGAGGTGAAAATTGTAAAGCCAGGCACGATGGAGGAAGTTCCAAGGGGAGTTCAGGGAGAACTATGCACTCGTGGCTACCATGTAATGGATGGATACTATAAAAATCCTGATGCCACTAGTGAAGCGATCGATGAAGAAGGTTGGCTCCACACAGGAGACCTGGCAGTAATGGATGAAAACGGCTATTGCCGCGTAACCGGCAGACTAAAGGATATGATCATCAGAGGCGGGGAAAATATCTACCCACGCGAAATCGAAGAATTCCTTTACAGACATCCAAAAGTTCTTGATGTCCAGGTAGTAGGCATTCCAGACAGCGTATATGGCGAGGAAGTCATGGCCTGGATCATTTTAAAAGATGGAGAGTCTGCCACAGCAGATGAAATCAAAGAATATTGCAAAGGGAAAATCTCTAAACACAAGATACCGAGATATATTGAATTCACAGAAAGCTATCCAATGACCGCTTCAGGGAAAATTCAAAAGTTCAAGCTAAGAGAGCAGGCGATGGAAGCAGTGGAAGAGTTGAAGAGAGTATAA
- a CDS encoding fluoride efflux transporter FluC translates to MIGFVLVALGGMSGALLRFGVQKLMPKTILPVATLTVNLLGSFLLGLIVGQGMQGNLYLFAATGFMGAFTTFSTLNVDLVKLINNKQSKAVLVYVIGTYVGGLFSAVAGLFIGRFL, encoded by the coding sequence ATGATTGGTTTTGTATTGGTAGCTTTAGGCGGAATGTCTGGAGCTCTCTTAAGGTTCGGTGTCCAAAAGTTAATGCCAAAAACGATTCTGCCCGTTGCTACACTCACAGTGAACCTCCTTGGCTCTTTTCTGCTCGGGTTGATTGTCGGTCAAGGAATGCAGGGGAATCTATATCTTTTTGCTGCCACTGGTTTCATGGGAGCGTTCACCACTTTTTCAACACTGAATGTGGACTTAGTTAAGCTGATCAACAACAAACAAAGCAAAGCTGTATTGGTCTATGTAATAGGTACCTATGTCGGCGGTCTCTTCAGTGCAGTGGCAGGTTTATTTATTGGCAGATTTTTATGA
- the pflA gene encoding pyruvate formate-lyase-activating protein, whose product MIGNIHSIETFGTVDGPGIRYVIFTQGCLLRCQFCHNADTWEIGTGKQMSVSEIIDDLKAYLPFIEASGGGITVSGGEPLLQIPFITELFKECKKIGVHTTIDSSGGCYSSAPLFQEQLAELLNYTDLILLDLKHINRKKHINLTGMANDHILDFARFLSDHQVPIWIRHVLVPGVTNEIEDLSKLGEFIGTLVNVRKLEVLPYHKLGVYKWEALGLEYPLKDVEPPSDDEVENAYKLLTAHMSVN is encoded by the coding sequence ATGATCGGAAACATTCATTCTATTGAAACCTTTGGAACTGTAGACGGACCTGGGATACGCTATGTCATCTTCACACAGGGGTGCCTGCTGCGCTGCCAATTTTGCCATAATGCAGACACCTGGGAGATCGGCACGGGCAAACAGATGTCTGTTTCCGAAATTATTGATGATCTGAAAGCCTATCTCCCTTTTATTGAAGCTTCTGGCGGCGGCATCACAGTAAGCGGCGGTGAGCCGCTTTTACAGATTCCTTTCATTACCGAGCTTTTCAAGGAGTGTAAAAAAATCGGAGTTCACACGACTATTGATTCTTCAGGAGGATGTTATTCAAGCGCTCCCCTTTTTCAGGAGCAGCTGGCAGAGCTTTTGAATTACACTGACCTGATTCTTTTAGACTTAAAACATATTAACAGGAAAAAACATATCAATCTGACAGGAATGGCCAATGATCATATTTTGGATTTCGCCCGCTTTTTATCTGATCACCAAGTGCCAATTTGGATTCGCCACGTCCTGGTTCCTGGTGTCACAAATGAAATTGAAGACCTTTCCAAACTAGGCGAGTTTATAGGTACCCTGGTAAATGTACGAAAGCTTGAGGTCCTGCCGTATCATAAGCTTGGTGTTTATAAATGGGAAGCATTAGGGCTTGAGTACCCTCTTAAAGATGTTGAACCGCCTTCTGACGATGAAGTGGAGAATGCATATAAGCTACTGACAGCCCATATGTCAGTGAATTAA
- the crcB gene encoding fluoride efflux transporter CrcB — protein sequence MVYLGVGLGGMLGSLLRYLVSLSTSNILNNGFPIGTLIANYAGSLFLGWFTARIIARSNLNPVLSATIGTGLTGSFTTFSTFSLETLVMLENGSVGLALLYVMLSAVGGLTLAASGYKLGAVSGREAGK from the coding sequence TTGGTATATTTAGGAGTAGGGCTTGGGGGAATGTTAGGAAGCCTATTGCGGTACTTAGTCAGTCTTAGCACAAGCAATATTTTAAATAATGGGTTTCCCATAGGGACGTTAATTGCCAATTATGCAGGCTCTTTGTTCTTAGGTTGGTTCACGGCCCGCATCATAGCGAGAAGCAATCTAAATCCTGTACTGTCGGCAACAATTGGCACTGGTCTGACAGGATCATTCACGACTTTTTCAACCTTCAGTCTTGAGACGCTGGTCATGTTAGAGAACGGCAGCGTCGGGTTGGCATTGCTTTATGTTATGCTCAGTGCGGTTGGCGGGCTGACCCTTGCAGCGTCAGGGTACAAACTTGGCGCAGTGTCGGGCAGGGAGGCTGGAAAATGA
- the abc-f gene encoding ribosomal protection-like ABC-F family protein, whose amino-acid sequence MTIMKIRGIQKSFNEQQILQNAEMDIKHNSRFGLVGNNGAGKTTLANIIYGSITPDKGMIDTFNNNMNIGYLKQSTEYSIHELENPFSLAENGLFELSSHLGLNKDVDWVDPDWEKLSGGEKLKISLASIWASRPELLILDEPTNHLDLQGVEWLIDEIKTFKGAVIIISHDRYFLDRTVTEIIEIEDGTTNLFHGNYTAYRKEKEKLYEIQLHQYGIQQKHKQQIEQQMANLKNWSEKAHRDSTKQEGYKEYYRMKAKKMDNQIKSKMKRLNQELEKNEVKPPKEEAAVRFEFQDSRKRGKRILEARDLSKFFGSRCLFEKSHFYMNHGESMALLGTNGSGKTTLIKILLGEDTPSSGEVWVSETVRIGYLSQDVSDLPPDKTALEYTGLTDRESIGRARTIFANIGLHEEKLTVPISYLSLGERTRIKLVMMLLDEIDLLILDEPTNHLDLASRESLEKTLMDFQGSILVVSHDVYFIEKISEKLLLIDNGKISRKEFGMKEFNNQKSSPNLSSKKKEEQLMVVQNEINAIVGRLSFMNKDESGYEELDNVLAELLKKKRELI is encoded by the coding sequence ATGACAATCATGAAAATAAGAGGTATTCAGAAGAGCTTTAATGAACAGCAAATATTACAAAATGCAGAAATGGATATAAAACATAACAGCCGTTTTGGCCTTGTCGGCAATAATGGCGCTGGTAAGACTACACTCGCAAATATAATTTATGGGAGCATCACCCCTGATAAAGGAATGATTGATACTTTTAACAACAATATGAACATCGGCTATCTCAAGCAATCAACAGAATATTCAATTCATGAATTGGAGAATCCCTTTTCTCTGGCGGAAAACGGCCTCTTCGAGCTCTCAAGTCATTTAGGATTAAACAAGGATGTTGATTGGGTTGATCCTGATTGGGAAAAATTAAGTGGCGGAGAAAAGTTGAAAATTTCACTCGCAAGTATCTGGGCAAGCAGACCTGAACTCCTCATACTCGATGAGCCAACAAACCACTTGGACCTGCAAGGTGTAGAATGGCTGATTGATGAAATAAAAACCTTTAAAGGAGCCGTAATCATCATTTCCCATGATCGATATTTCCTCGACCGGACCGTGACTGAAATTATCGAAATAGAGGATGGCACAACAAATTTATTTCATGGAAACTACACTGCTTACCGCAAGGAAAAAGAGAAACTATATGAAATACAGCTTCACCAATACGGAATACAGCAAAAACATAAACAACAAATTGAACAGCAAATGGCCAATCTCAAAAACTGGTCGGAAAAAGCCCATCGGGATTCGACGAAGCAAGAAGGCTATAAAGAATACTATCGTATGAAGGCAAAAAAGATGGATAATCAAATAAAATCGAAGATGAAAAGACTCAATCAAGAGCTTGAAAAGAACGAGGTTAAACCACCAAAGGAGGAAGCTGCGGTTCGCTTCGAATTTCAGGACAGTCGAAAGCGAGGAAAACGGATATTAGAAGCCCGCGATCTTTCAAAATTCTTTGGCAGCCGCTGTTTGTTTGAAAAGAGCCATTTTTATATGAACCACGGAGAGAGTATGGCTCTGTTGGGTACAAACGGAAGTGGTAAAACAACCCTTATTAAAATATTGCTTGGTGAAGACACACCTTCATCAGGTGAAGTTTGGGTCAGCGAAACTGTAAGGATTGGATACCTCAGCCAAGATGTATCAGACCTCCCTCCCGATAAAACGGCACTGGAATACACAGGACTTACTGACAGAGAATCCATCGGCAGAGCGAGGACGATTTTTGCCAATATTGGACTCCATGAAGAAAAGCTTACGGTCCCAATCAGCTACCTCAGTCTTGGCGAAAGGACGAGAATAAAGCTAGTGATGATGCTCTTGGATGAAATCGACTTGCTGATATTAGACGAACCTACCAATCACCTGGACCTTGCAAGCAGGGAAAGTCTCGAAAAAACTTTGATGGACTTCCAAGGTTCCATTTTGGTTGTCTCACATGATGTTTATTTTATAGAGAAAATCAGTGAAAAACTTTTATTGATCGATAACGGGAAAATTAGCAGAAAAGAATTTGGTATGAAAGAATTTAACAATCAAAAATCTTCTCCAAATTTAAGCAGTAAGAAAAAAGAAGAACAATTGATGGTCGTGCAAAATGAAATCAACGCCATTGTCGGCAGGCTATCTTTCATGAACAAGGATGAGTCTGGATATGAGGAACTCGACAACGTCCTTGCCGAGCTATTGAAAAAGAAAAGAGAACTAATATAA
- a CDS encoding GNAT family N-acetyltransferase — MLISRKDFNIKSLNYTIRSAVEADAEALSDLRLQIDGETENLDREPGEAFIDPKGFQSIIKADTESARNIFLVAETNGRLIGFSRCAGNDLKRFRHKVEFGVGVLKEFWGYGIGKNLLQESISWADENDIKKMTLHVMESNESAMRLYEKLGFVVEGILKDDKLLSDGNFYNMIVMGRLNNLN; from the coding sequence ATGCTCATAAGCAGAAAAGATTTCAATATTAAGAGTTTAAATTATACAATTCGATCTGCAGTCGAAGCGGATGCAGAGGCTTTGTCTGATTTAAGGCTGCAAATTGATGGGGAAACTGAAAATCTAGACAGGGAACCAGGTGAGGCTTTCATTGATCCGAAAGGTTTTCAATCTATTATTAAAGCGGACACGGAGAGTGCTAGAAACATATTCTTGGTTGCGGAAACGAATGGAAGGCTTATCGGTTTTTCAAGATGTGCTGGCAATGATTTGAAAAGGTTCAGGCACAAGGTCGAATTTGGGGTAGGTGTATTAAAAGAATTCTGGGGCTATGGGATCGGAAAAAACCTTTTGCAGGAATCGATTTCCTGGGCAGATGAGAACGATATTAAAAAAATGACTCTCCATGTGATGGAATCTAATGAAAGTGCCATGAGGCTCTATGAAAAGCTCGGATTTGTAGTCGAGGGCATCTTGAAGGACGACAAACTGCTATCTGATGGGAATTTTTATAATATGATTGTGATGGGGCGGTTAAATAATCTGAATTGA